In Mytilus edulis chromosome 8, xbMytEdul2.2, whole genome shotgun sequence, the genomic window ttgttgacaacGACACGAACGCCAACAACTCCTCTGCAGACAGAAACAGCATACCGAAGTCTTGTTTTTTCACTCTGTCGACATATCATTAGCAAGATAAAAAGTCAAAGTTGTGAACAAGTACAGAACTGTTTACAATCACATTTGTAGactgcactttgtaaatacagctgtttccctggggagatatataatagtcatagatattttgttttgttaacttaTATTGGATAGGAACTGAAAATTGCATTTTAACTGGCAAATATTAGACCACTTAAAACAAATTTGCAAGGGATCCTTTCAGTGAAAAGAGTGTGGCAATCTCCTTAGACATGAGATGTTAGAATGATCATTCCTATTTGGATCAGACAGGGAGGAGCATTTGTGTACCTTTAGTTTGCCAAGAAATTTCCAACATTTCAGAACATTTTAACAACATTGCCAAACTTTCAATGTTTCTTTAATCACAGTAGCCTAATAGAcattttatgttgattttaataTATCCAATAGTATCTTTAAATCACATAATTCACAATACAATGTAAAAGCTGCATTGACTCCCCtgaaatgtgttttgttttgcaCAGTTGGTATATGAACAAATCTAAGTTACTAATTTATCACTTTACAGGAGATACTTCTGTACATCAGAAAAGATGGATGTTCTTGCCAATGTGGAAACTCGGAACAACAaagtatgtataaatatattaatattatatgaTAGATTTTTTCACAATAAACAATGTGTATTAATATTACAATTCTTGTCAAATATGTCTGGTACTATATTGAACAAAATATATTACTTGGACTTAAAGGACATTTGAATTCTTGTCATGATGTGAGCCTATATGTTATACATCTATATGATAGTATGCCTCCTCGTCTTTATTAACTACGTACAAACAATCCTTTATATTAcacaaatgaaaattgaaaaaagtctaATGAGCATTCATCCTAAAACTGCTTTTTTGTGGTATTGATTGAAAATTCTTaatacaaaattttttttttttatctattgcaACTGAGAAAGTCTATCTGTTACTGTTAATTTCTTTAGATGATCATATTTCAGATGTTTGTATGAAtcaaaatacaacaataaacaaTGTGTGGTTTCTATCTTTCAGACAAAGTCCacacaaacaataaacaatacacaCTAGGACAAGatcttttcaaatttcatcatCAGATCAACCAGACAGCAGAAATTTGTAACAAACTTGAAGAAATTGTAACAAATATGGTGATGATGGATGATGGTAGACTGGTGATGTGTTTACCTAGGCAGATGAGACTATTGATCTATAACACAGATGGATCACAGGTAGACAGTATAGATGCACAGGGTAAACCATTGTTTGTTACAGCAGTCAACAACTTTACAGTAGCTTTTATAATGAGGGATAGTGTGTGTATAGAGATGTATGACATACACAATAAACTCAAACTTAAATCAATATCAGTACCTGAAATGTGGTGGGCGAGTGGCATTACAACTATAAACAACAAGTTAGTTGTATGTGGTTACAGAAGTCTACTGATCATAGATTATCAGACAGGAGAGGTGATACAGACAATAAAGACAGACTGTCAGATTCTAAAGATACATGGTACTGGTGACACTATATTCTACAACAGCTataagtacaacatgtacaacaacAACCTGTACTGGTACAGTTATACTGATGACAGACATCACACCCTCACATTACCATCAAAACCCTGGAAGATGACTACACTACAAGATGACAGTCTGTATGTGGTGTGTAATGATGGATCAGTACAACATGTGTCATCTGATGGTAAACATTATAAACCTGTTAAAACAAATGGActtcaaaaactgaaatatatattatacaataaaatgcaaagacaACTGGTTACAATGAATGTGTACCAGAATATAATCAATGTCTTCTATGAAATATAATGTAGTCTTTGGTATACAAAAAATTATTACATGTCCATAAAATGTTTTAAGGAATAATGTATAGTATTAATCattatatgaatataatatattGACCCTTTACTTCAGGTTAATGTGATAATGGTGACATCTCAATCGATGATaccaattcaaatgcatttaagAAATTGAAAGAAACATTGTAATTGTATTATACAAGAAAGGTAAATTCAATTGAATCCATATGAGATCCCTCCTTAAAAAAGTATGATTCTTAATTTCTTGGTATTAGCTGAGAGAAAAATGTTTTAGCTCTCTCCTGTTTTCTATCTAATTATTGTATAAagatgattataaaaaaaaaacacttttaatgacaaaaatattaaagtattttttcagttttagttATTTTCCCATATAATTGTTACTACACTAGAAATATTGAAGAACAAAAGGTCAATATCCAAATGTCCCTTGTTGGTAAATATTACAAAGAGGACACATTTATGGACCTACATATTCAAGTTTGTTCACATCAATCCATGGATTTAGAAATAACCATTAGTACATAGTAGCCTTTTACTTGTAATCTTAATTTGCTGCTTGATTACTGCAAAGTCTTGAATCTTTAAACTGATGATTTTCTGATGCAATTATAGATACCAGTAAACAATTTTGTTATGATGTTGTAAAAACTGCTTGCAAAATTCAAATAAACATCAGTctcatattatttaatttttttatttatatattccatataattataaaagaagatgtggtataatagcaaatgagacaactctctacaagagacaaaatgacacagaaattaacagctttaTTCTACCagataaggccttcaacaatgatcaaagcccatactaTATAGTCAGCTATCACAAAtgtaagacaattcaaacgagaaaactaacagcctaattaatttaaatgctaaaaaaaataaaaaaataaaaatatgtaagaCAGCAACAAACGTCAACAACTGAATTCCAGgctctgacttgggacaggcacatacatacagaatgtttaGGATATCAAGCTTATCTTGATATATTATgctcatcatttaaaaaaaattccatatTAAGGATGTACCTAGGTGaaattaaatataactaaaaatttcaaattcataCTATAAGCTAAAAGAGCATAATTAGTGAATTAAATATAAGGATCAAAATTAGCTAAAAATTGATagctcctttttgagatatttaatttttggtggaagaagactttACAAGTCTTCTGAAGGCCTATGGTGCCAGCtgcatacctgtcaactcacccgttttttgcgggtgacacccgttattttcacctctcacccgggagtttttctttacccggcgggtcccgggaatttctaacattacccgtttcacccggatttctgaccggaattgtttccggtatttagaagtaatacgaccttcggttttatcggtctttttcaatgtaaccaaaagtcaaaatgtaAGACTGTTTACCTGAGCTACGTAACGATATTTTATTAGATGAACTTCCACTTTGCACTTCCCCTGAAACTGACATTGGTACATTTTGGGGAGAAATGTCCAAGTTGCATGACATTTTTCTTAACAagccaagattttttgttttgtcaaaacttgctaaaacattacagttttgccaaacagcaatgcagacagtgagaggg contains:
- the LOC139484869 gene encoding uncharacterized protein, giving the protein MMDRDDKRRYFIVGSVIMEVVTPLFRTRLERDYTSKGLTTLQAFLNTQPVIHILFHLRHRNARCCVDGQNCYNHPSLPLIYCQWKRLYTEKSGLALHDCHCKFTANPVQLEDLDITLSSLFLLNCNNLTPSEDAAVQGLRQYKNDYLSHNTTGRISQTEYNSLWTDLTNFVLQLDPSKQDDLIRIEQRPLDESLCNSYTLNLLDLHKKLDEMNNSIQGIRSDIQGQNAYMQEILLYIRKDGCSCQCGNSEQQNKVHTNNKQYTLGQDLFKFHHQINQTAEICNKLEEIVTNMVMMDDGRLVMCLPRQMRLLIYNTDGSQVDSIDAQGKPLFVTAVNNFTVAFIMRDSVCIEMYDIHNKLKLKSISVPEMWWASGITTINNKLVVCGYRSLLIIDYQTGEVIQTIKTDCQILKIHGTGDTIFYNSYKYNMYNNNLYWYSYTDDRHHTLTLPSKPWKMTTLQDDSLYVVCNDGSVQHVSSDGKHYKPVKTNGLQKLKYILYNKMQRQLVTMNVYQNIINVFYEI